Part of the Musa acuminata AAA Group cultivar baxijiao chromosome BXJ2-7, Cavendish_Baxijiao_AAA, whole genome shotgun sequence genome is shown below.
aaatcactatatTTTAGCATACCATCGTATGGATCTGTTTTGATGAATCCTCTTTAAAACCCcttgtatataattatataagATCTAATTAGTGAAATAAGAATCCTTTTGATCATAATTAGTTTTCAATTGGCCAATAGGAATAAACTACTATGCAGATAATAACTGACACAGACATTATAAAGGCCATGATCAATTGATCACACAGATTCCTAGATTGCAAGACACCAGATACAAGATCTATCATACTAGAAGCGCATGAGGTAAAGTTCCCAAGAGAAGTTGAGAGGGCGAATGTGTGCTCCTACAAGAGAGCATTAATTTATAAAGATTGAAAATTTGCCAGATGAAAGAAGACACTGTGGAGGATCAGCTGAAACAAGCCTTGCCAACAACAAACAATCTTTGTTTGACCAAAAGGTTCAACATCAGATGGAAGACCTAAAACGTAACATGATAGAAACTTGCACAAAAGGTCATGAAGAAGTAGCAAACAGATATAGCCCTTCATAAAAAGTAGAAACATAATAACAATCCAACAGTCCCTGTTTACTGATAATTAACCCTACAAAATTCCAAGGATAGCATTCTAAACATCCAAAATAACTCGAAGAAAATCAAGTGAAAACAAGAAGTAAATCACATAATGACTaccaaagaaaagagaaaagagaaaaataaagaaaggtTCCAACAACGTACAGAGAAGCAATCAATCCTTGGCTATCTTCTTCCTGGCAAGCCTCGCATTGTCGTACTCGAACTTGAGCACGTTCGGGACGTGCGAAGAGTCCTTGATGTAAAGGAATCTCCCGATCGCGCTCTCCTCCACCGCCGGAAAGTAGTCCACCAGCATCGTGTTCACAATGCAGAACCACCCCCCACCGAGCACCAGCCCCAGCGTCGCTCCCGCGGTAACCTGACCCATCGATCAAATCAGATTGAATCTTGAACAGATCCGGGACCTGCGATGGTAATAAAAGAAGAAATACCTGGGGGACGGTGTGGTAGCCGAGGTAGACGCGGGAGTATAGGGTGAGGAAGGCGGAGGGCCAGGGGAGGAGGGCGAGGAGGCGCCTGGAGCGGGGTGAGGAAACACCGATGCCGTTGAGGAGGCATAGGAGGGAGAAGTAGGCGGCGAAGAAGAACATGTACTGGGAGTGGCTGGAGGGCCAGCCGTGGGAGTCGCAGACCTCGAGGGCGGCGCACATCGACGAGGGGCGGGACTGCTGTATGGAGGACTTGATGAGCTCGTTGAGAGCCTGGGAGAGGAGGAGGCCAAGGAAGAAGCAGAGGCCCTGCAGCTCCCGCCGGAAGAGGAAGTGGGAGACGAAGCCGCCGAGGCTGATGAAGACCGGCATGAGGGACACCCACGCCAGAAAGTGGCCCAGGGCGTCCCCGCGCCGGTACCGGACGTGGGTCAGCGTGACCGCCTTCAGCACCGCTGCCGCCGACGGCGTCCCCTCCATTCCCCCGGTGGGATGGGACGAGGAGGGGTTCGGGTCGATGCGTCGGCGATCGGCGATCGGCGATGGAGGTGGGTGGGAGGAAGGTGTACGACCTATTAAAACATTAAATGTATGATCGAATAAATTGACCGACCTATTCAATTAATGACACGGTAATCTGAGATTTTATGCGATGCCATCGCACCGAACAATCACAACCACACAGACGACAAGTGGCTTTCCATTAGGCACATGGTTTGCACGTGCAATGATCGACTCCGATTTGATCGGCTTTAGTAAGGCCCAATGGGCCGATAAATCGGACATGAAACTGGGATTAAATATAATTTAGTATCGGTTCAATTACATAACAAAAAGGCACGCACAGCAATATGGGAAAAAAAAGCAACggagacagaaaaaaaaaaaaaactgtaataaatacaaaagaaaaccCGCCTATTAGAattgttatttatcttttttatttcccTAACATATTCCTCGGCGTCCGAATAGATTGCAGCCCTCTCCGTCAAATCGATCGCGAATACACTGCCGCTTCGCTCCTCTTGGAGTGTTCTCCGTATGCGTTccgtctcttcctcctcttgcgGCGATCGGTAGCGCCGGATCCGCGGGCCGCCGATCTCAATCTCCGCCCCCCGCGCCATGGAAGTCGGCCCCATCTCCTCCGCACCCCGCACCGTCGAGGAGATCTTCAAGGACTACAGCAGCCGCCGCGCCGGCATCGTCCGCGCCCTCACCCACGGTCCCCTTTCCCCTTTCTCTTGATCTCTTTGTTGTtgtcgttcttcttcttcttcgtgttgTTGTTCTTCGGCTGACCTCTTTGACGACGCCTTGTTGTTGTCAGATGTGGACGAGTTCTACGCCCAGTGCGATCCGGGTGGGTTTCTGTCGGCCTTCACCGCACGGATCCGGCTTATTTGGTGTTTCTGCGTGTTTGCTTGACCGGATTTGTGGGTGGTGCAGAGAAGGAGAACCTGTGTCTGTACGGACACCCCAACGACTCGTGGGAGGTGAACCTCCCGGCGGAGGAGGTGCCGCCGGAGCTGCCGGAGCCGGCGCTCGGGATCAATTTCGCGAGGGATGGGATGAATCGCCGCGACTGGCTCTCGCTCATCGCCGTGCACAGCGACTCCTGGCTCTTGTCTGTTGCTTTCTATCTTGGGGCGCGCCTCAACCGGAACGAGAGGTATGGGTTTGATTCAAATCAGCGCGTTACTCTATTCTGTTGTTTGAGCAGGAAGTATGAACAGGAGGTTTGAGAGTCTTATTACCTTTTGTCGAATATCTCTAAATGCATAGTAGATGCGTTGGCTCGTTTTGATGGTTACTTGATTGGAGTTACAAGGTGGACATATGACTAATATTAGACCATAAGTAAAGAATATCTCTGAATCTGTGCGTTTATGGGTTGATATTATCGGACATGAGGTTAATGTGTAGGTGGGAAATACCTGAGAGATGTGAAATTGCTGATGCTTTGTCCTAAGTATATTCTCTCCTTTGCCCATTTACTGATTTGAGAAATCTAGTTGAAATAGATGGGGGATTAAATGGTCTTTCTTTtgtgtatttttctttttgtgttctTCCCAAATGTATGCCATCATTATATTGACTGATGTAATCGATTGCAACTAAAAAGCATTGCATTTACTAATCGCATACACTGTTTCATTGAAACCCACTTCAGTTGTAACATTTTCAACAGATGGTATACCCCATTCCAGAACAATCTAATTTCACTTTCTCCCATACCGACCACAATATAGAGAAATttaaggaagagaagaaaaaactttATCATTCTTTCATTTTCCTTTTGCTATAACTTTATTCCAATATGGTATCAAGAGCTCTTGACTCTTGTCCTATGGTTGGGTAGTTTGGCATGATTGCTGAATTTTTTAGTTTTGTGAATAAAGAAGGTTGATGAAGACCTGCTTAACACATACACGAGACCTGAAAGATTGgtgttcatttttcttttttcatttttttgttgAAAATGAAGATCTTAGTTGAGATTAAGAATATGATTCATGCATGAATCATTTATTATCTATATCGTTGATCCAATAGTAAAATAGAACACAAAATGATTTCCAAACCCCTATGTAGTTTGTTTTCTGAATAAGTTGTGCATGTATCTCGAACTTGCTCTTTTACATGAAAAAATGTGGAGACTACTAGAAGCTAAAGAATGAGTTGGATGACATAAATGGACCTATGGTCCAGAACTATGTGGAGCTTGTTTTAACTGTGTTCATTCTGTGTTGATAGTATCAGAACCAATTTTTTTGCTCAATGACTTAATGTGAGCAAGGAAGTTAGCAGACCATCACAAACATGGAAAGCTAGACTTCAGGAAGGCTTTTGATGTGGTTAACTGTTGCAAATTGTCTTCAAAGTTCTTATCGAGGGAATCCTGCTAAggagataaaagacaattattttGGTTGCTGGTGTTGGCAAAACACAACCAAATCGTGAAACAACCAATCGTTTATTCTTGAATTTTTGCCTCACCAAAGTGATGGCCGGAGATTTTTGTAACATGGAAATACACCCTTATATGAAGTTCCACCCATGTTCTGGCATCACACTCAGAGATTGGACATGAATATCAATTGCCAGGTGTGTGGTCATTCATGCAAATTCGTATAAGCTGTTTAAAGTACAAGGGTGCTGCCAAGTTGGATTTCCATTAGTGAAATATGTATAAAGTGATGTTCATGGAGTAAAAAGGAGCATGGTACGTTAGTGAGAATTTTACCATGGATGATTCACTGACCTGAGCACCTAGATTGTGAGTAGAAGAAACCAGTTGTATGCATCAAGTGTTGTAGAAGCATGTTGGTGATTTATGTTGCTTATAAATTAGGATGATGGAATTGTTAGAATATCTTGGGTTTGATGTTTTGTTGCATCTGTCCCGTGTGATGGTATGTCAAGGCCTGGTGCATCTTTTGTTTTGGATCTCAGTGGAATTCTGCAACCCAAAGTCTTTGTAGTGGTTCGAgttgttaattttttttctttggagACTACAAGTTGCACATCCACTAGGATTTTGACATTCTTTTATGGCTTTCTATTATTTGGTAAAAGCAGtggtttaaaaagcgctaggcgccaagatcCTAAAATGCCCAAGGTGCTAGGGacttgcccgagcgaagcgaggtgctTTGATAGTGGAACTTTCAGACGAGGAGAAAAGAATTGTTAAGAGGGGGAGAAAATAATTGTGCTCGAGTGAAGCGAGGGGGAGAAAAAAACTGTTAAGAGGGGGAGAAAAAGTTACCGACAATGGAACTTTTGGACGACAACGAAGGTGGTGGAGGAAATTGCAGACGACAGTAGTGGCAGAGATGGAAGCTGCGAACGACAACAGCTGTAGACGGCGACGTCGTGGATAGAGGAAGCTTCATAGGTGTCCATCGAGAGCGAAGGAAGTTGTGGTCCTCTCTTTCGATGGTGGAAGGAGCTACACACAGAAGCAACGACAGTGGAAGGAAGCTGTGGATGAAAGCTAGGCCGTCGGACCAGTTTGTCGGTGAGAGAGGAAGCCACGATTCACTGCATCTGCAGCAAAGGCAGTAGTAGAAAGCGTCGGTAGTGGATGCAGAAGCTGTGCTAGGGTTGATGGCTCAGGGTCATGCGGGGGTGCAGGGGGTTGCTTTTGCTGGTAAGAAAGtggctagttggttcaatcaaaccaactagccACTTTTGGACCAAACTAGACTTTAAAGTCTGGTTTGGTTGCTTCATTTGAACCGGGCGCTTACCCGAGGCACCTGATACCTAGGTTCAGGCAAGCACCTCACTGAAGCACGTCGCCTAGCCCACCCTTGAGGCGCTTGGGCCTTGCCTCGTCTCActcgagcacctaggcgagcgccccgGTGCCTATTTAGACTGCTGGGTTAAAGTCATTACTCCCAATTATAGAAAAACATTATTTtctcaataataaaaaatatatcagaaagatattgttattatattattaatctacTGTACACTGGCATCTTATTTACCATCATCCACTGCATACATGATTTGGATTTGCATGACTTGAAATGTATACAAAGAACCCGCTTAATTGGATGTCTTTAACAAATAGAAGTGACTGAACTATGCTGAAGTACTAGTACTACTCAAGAGTGTACTGAAAAGTATGTTCTATTTATCCTTGGTTTTTGACTTGGGAGTGTAATGTTGTGGTTTAAGTTGCCAATTAGTCATATTAGTTTATGCGAGGAAGATGCAAGAATTATGAagtccttctcttctttttgatttctttatattgtGGTTAGTAAGTAAGAAAGCAAATTCAAATTGTTTTAGAATGTGTATACCAGCTATTGAAAATTTATAACAGAAGTGGTTTTTCATGAAACGGTGTATGTGATTGGTTCGGTGCTGTATATAAGATCATATACTAGGTATAGAATTTGACCTAAACCAGTATTTTCTTATCCTGACCGTACGTTGTCA
Proteins encoded:
- the LOC103991740 gene encoding lipid phosphate phosphatase gamma; the protein is MEGTPSAAAVLKAVTLTHVRYRRGDALGHFLAWVSLMPVFISLGGFVSHFLFRRELQGLCFFLGLLLSQALNELIKSSIQQSRPSSMCAALEVCDSHGWPSSHSQYMFFFAAYFSLLCLLNGIGVSSPRSRRLLALLPWPSAFLTLYSRVYLGYHTVPQVTAGATLGLVLGGGWFCIVNTMLVDYFPAVEESAIGRFLYIKDSSHVPNVLKFEYDNARLARKKIAKD